The region TGAAAGGCTCTTCTACCGGGGGCGCGACGCGCTGGTGCTGGCCACGACCGAATCGTTCGAGCGCGTCGCGGCCCTGATCTGGACGGGAGATCCGAAGTTCTCCTTCCCGATCCTCACCAATGGGTTCGAGAATCACCCGGAAGCCCGGGCGCATTTCCAGGCACTCAGGCCCGTGGACAGGTTTCAAGCCTTGCTGCCCCTGGCGGAGGCGGAAGATCCGGCCGCGCTGGACCTGAGGCCGGCGGCCGTGGCCGCGACAGGAATGCGGATCCTATGGTTCATGACGGGAGTAGTCACGGGAGAAGATCCGGTCGGCGGGATCGCCAGGGCGGTACGCAGGGCCTGGGCGGCGGACATCGAAGGCGCCGTGGAACTGATCAATACGACCCTGGTATTGTTCGCGGATCACGAGTTGAACGTGTCGACGTTCACGGCTCGTTGCGCGGCCTCGGCCGGCGCGACGCCTTACAGCGCGGTATGCGCGGGTCTGGCGGCGTTGCGCGGCTACAAACATGGCGCGGCCAATGAGCGCGTCGAGCTGCTTTTCAAAGAGGCGGAGGCCACCGGTGACGTGGAACGGACCGTCGTCGGCCGCCTGCGGCGGGGTGAAGGCATTCCGGGTTTCGGGCACGCCGTATACCGGGACGTGGACCCGAGAGCGAGACTGTTGCTGGATATGCTGGAGGACCGGTTCCCGGGCTCGAAGGACCTGCATCTCGCGCGGGAAATCATCGACACGACCCATAGGCTCATATCGGACCGGTATAATATCGACGTGGCGTTGACGGCCCTCGTGCGCGTGCTGAACATGCCCGAAGGAAGCGGCATGGCCCTGTTCGCGCTGGGACGCACGGCCGGTTGGATTGGACACGCGATAGAGCAATACGAAAGGGACCAGTTGATCCGGCCCAGGGCGAAATACATCGGGCCGCAACCTGTCGGTATTGCACGCAACGAATAGATCAGGTATTCATAACGGCAACAGACGGAACTAGCGTCCTCTGAATCGACATCCACATTTCCCCGTTCGTAGCACACAGCAGTCCCTTGCGGTCATCCACCGGAGAGTATCCCGTCCCATCCAGCCTTCGAACGAAGCCTCCCGCCTCTTCCACGATCAGGATACCCGGCGCGTGATCCCAGA is a window of Gemmatimonadota bacterium DNA encoding:
- a CDS encoding MerR family transcriptional regulator, with the protein product MHYRRYMTSSEAAGALNVSPSTLYSYVSRGLIRSEASGTGKRRRMYHGEDIERLKARKKARRNPGWAARRALQTGDPVLESAITMITDERLFYRGRDALVLATTESFERVAALIWTGDPKFSFPILTNGFENHPEARAHFQALRPVDRFQALLPLAEAEDPAALDLRPAAVAATGMRILWFMTGVVTGEDPVGGIARAVRRAWAADIEGAVELINTTLVLFADHELNVSTFTARCAASAGATPYSAVCAGLAALRGYKHGAANERVELLFKEAEATGDVERTVVGRLRRGEGIPGFGHAVYRDVDPRARLLLDMLEDRFPGSKDLHLAREIIDTTHRLISDRYNIDVALTALVRVLNMPEGSGMALFALGRTAGWIGHAIEQYERDQLIRPRAKYIGPQPVGIARNE